In the Telopea speciosissima isolate NSW1024214 ecotype Mountain lineage chromosome 2, Tspe_v1, whole genome shotgun sequence genome, one interval contains:
- the LOC122652461 gene encoding two-component response regulator-like APRR1, whose amino-acid sequence MGPSYNNYYNAQRPNLLQRCMSSQSLPNDAFHYPRHNPIFSSLDESNLENFDFETSSMRKVFSTGDLQTINLAQQQQHSHEKCNIEGTKKVRCYSAQERKERIERYRIKRSQRNFNKKIKYACRKTLADSRPRIRGRFARNEEIGESIIQSQWSLQIRGEEDEEEEDGVWSNYFLSALSTNLIP is encoded by the exons ATGGGTCCGAGTTACAACAATTACTACAACGCTCAAAGACCCAATTTGTTACAGAGGTGTATGAGTAGCCAATCTCTTCCCAATGACGCTTTCCACTACCCTCGTCACAATcccattttctcttctcttgatgAATCTAACCTCGAAAACTTCGATTTCGAAACTAGTTCCATGAGGAAGGTGTTTAGTACCGGAGATTTACAG ACAATTAATTTggcacaacaacaacaacacagtCATGAGAAGTGTAACATTGAAGGGACAAAGAAAGTTCGTTGTTACAGTGctcaagaaaggaaagaaagaatcgAAAGGTATCGAATCAAGAGAAGCCAGAGGAACTTCAATAAGAAGATCAAG TATGCATGTAGGAAGACATTAGCAGATAGTAGGCCAAGAATCAGAGGAAGGTTTGCGAGGAATGAAGAGATCGGAGAGAGTATTATACAAAGTCAGTGGAGTTTGCAGATtaggggagaagaagatgaagaagaagaagatggtgttTGGAGTAATTATTTCCTTAGTGCATTGTCCACTAACTTGATACCTTAA